A genomic segment from Antedon mediterranea chromosome 6, ecAntMedi1.1, whole genome shotgun sequence encodes:
- the LOC140051280 gene encoding cilia- and flagella-associated protein 299-like, with amino-acid sequence MEEEVASGSDNIVTEFNTYEDFLDSQITSLDLYYLEDEELARQLVELGYRGSGEVLKREEFEARKQAAEASRLSKRSQQKTLASSGKQLKNPFLKALAQREEANRSGKMTSIIFIRDKNGKGQEISGYIDFAHRLKTEDFEPYFAGKKRLLPRPSDLSFYNWETQTSTSNPTPNYQVIAENATGLLFKNKRDRKILNVDPKAPTPGDNSTRTPIDCPQYIQVVIYDHITRRKT; translated from the exons ATGGAAGAAGAGGTAGCTTCGGGTAGTGATAACATTGTCACAGAGTTTAACACATATGAAGACTTTCTTGATTCTCAAATAACATCACTAGATCTTTATTATCTTGAG gaTGAAGAATTAGCCCGGCAATTAGTTGAGCTTGGTTACAGAGGAAGTGGTGAAGTTTTAAAACGAGAAGAGTTTGAAGCTAGAAAACAAGCAGCCGAAGCAAGTCGACTTTCAAAGAGAAGTCAGCAGAA AACACTAGCAAGTTCAGGAAAGCAACTGAAAAATCCATTTCTGAAAGCATTAGCGCAGAGAGAGGAAGCAAACAGAAGCGGCAAGATGACATCTATTATATTTATACGCGACAAAAACGGCAAAGGTCAGGAAATTTCCGGATACATAGATTTTGCGCACAGATTGAAAACCGAAGATTTCGAACCCTACTTTGCTGGAAAGAAACGATTACTTCCTAGGCCATCTGATCTTAG TTTTTACAATTGGGAAACGCAAACTTCAACGTCGAATCCAACACCCAACTATCAAGTTATTGCTGAGAACGCAACAggacttttatttaaaaacaagcgtgatagaaaaatattaaatgtagaCCCAAAG GCTCCCACACCAGGTGACAACTCTACTAGAACACCTATAGACTGCCCTCAGTATATTCAAGTCGTAATCTATGATCACATCACCAGACGAAAGACGTAA